From the Buteo buteo chromosome 1, bButBut1.hap1.1, whole genome shotgun sequence genome, one window contains:
- the RPS3A gene encoding small ribosomal subunit protein eS1, whose amino-acid sequence MAVGKNKRLTKGGKKGAKKKVVDPFSKKDWYDVKAPAMFNIRNIGKTLVTRTQGTKIASDGLKGRVFEVSLADLQNDEVAFRKFKLITEDVQGKNCLTNFHGMDLTRDKMCSMVKKWQTMIEAHVDVKTTDGYLLRLFCVGFTKKRNNQIRKTSYAQHQQVRQIRKKMMEIMTREVQTNDLKEVVNKLIPDSIGKDIEKACQSIYPLHDVYVRKVKMLKKPKFELGKLMELHGEGGGAGKPSGDEAGTKVERADGYEPPVQESV is encoded by the exons ATGGCGGTCGGAAAGAACAAGCGCCTCACCAAGGGCGGCAAGAAAGGCGCCAAGAAGAAAGT GGTTGATCCTTTCTCCAAAAAGGACTGGTATGACGTCAAAGCACCAGCAATGTTTAATATCCGAAACATCGGGAAGACGCTTGTCACCAGGACTCAAGGAACTA AAATTGCCTCTGATGGACTGAAGGGTCGTGTATTTGAAGTGAGTCTGGCTGATCTGCAGAATGATGAGGTTGCCTTCCGTAAATTTAAACTGATAACTGAGGACGTTCAGGGCAAGAATTGTCTGACCAACTTCCATGGAATGGACCTCACCCGGGATAAAATGTGTTCCATGGTCAAAAAATGGCAG ACAATGATCGAAGCCCATGTAGATGTCAAAACTACCGATGGTTACTTACTGCGCCTCTTCTGTGTGGGTTTCACGAAGAAGCGTAATAACCAAATCCGCAAGACCTCGTATGCCCAGCATCAGCAGGTTCGACAGATTCGCAAGAAGATGATGGAAATCATGACCCGAGAGGTCCAAACCAATGACCTGAAAGAAGTTGTCAATAAGCT GATCCCAGACAGCATTGGCAAAGACATAGAGAAGGCGTGTCAGTCCATTTACCCTCTTCATGATGTCTATGTCCGCAAGGTTAAGATGCTGAAGAAGCCCAAGTTTGAAT TGGGCAAGCTGATGGAACTGCATGGCGAAGGTGGTGGTGCTGGAAAACCTTCTGGGGATGAGGCAGGCACAAAAGTAGAGCGAGCTGATGGATATGAGCCACCTGTGCAAGAGTCTGTCTGA